One segment of Thermodesulfobacteriota bacterium DNA contains the following:
- a CDS encoding heavy metal translocating P-type ATPase: MSNTQSEHKILLPVTGMSCANCVLNIERNVLKLEGVEDANVNFAAEQAAVSFDPEQINIKDVVGKIESVGYHVATTKVELSVTGMTCANCAMNIERTLNKKVPGVVNAFVNFANQKVFVDYISTVSTIDEIISAIQKAGYGVIPPEEISQGDDAEQAARDAEIKDQTRKFVAGLVFALPLFILSMGRDFGFTGQWSHAVWVNWLFWALATPVQFYTGFDYYLGGFRSLVNKSANMDVLVAMGSSVAYFYSVAVLFFPVVGDHVYFETSAVIITLIKLGKMLEARTKGRTGGAIRKLLGFKPKTATIIEDSMEKEVPVASVQVGHTIMVRPGERIPVDGEVLDGQSSVDESMLTGEPLPVDKHPGDKVVGGTINLEGLLKFKATRVGKETVLAQIIRLVQDAQGSKAPIQALADRVAAVFVPSIIIIALVVFSFWLFAKGDFVPAMIRMVAVLVIACPCALGLATPTAIMAGTGKGAERGILFKNSKALEAATRLDTIVMDKTGTITTGKPAVTYIIPFNRNKKSKDHLLKIGASVEKGSEHPLGKAIVKEALARDIDLVEPEDFKASGGLGVYAKVDGHPVMLGKPNWFYEQEIDIEKAQEQIKVFQSQGHTVMVVVEDQKLSGLIAVSDTLKPESKDAIRQLHDQNLKVVMLTGDNLDTARTIAFEVGIDEIVAEVRPEEKSSKIKSIQEDGKKVGMVGDGINDAPALAQADVGLAIGTGTDIAIETADVILSSGSLTGVSRAISLSRATMNTIKQNLFWAFGYNIILIPVAAGILYPFEFLPNFLRQLHPIMAALAMAFSSISVVTNSLRLYKARIA; this comes from the coding sequence ATGTCAAATACCCAGAGCGAACATAAAATATTGCTTCCCGTTACCGGTATGTCGTGTGCCAACTGTGTACTGAATATTGAACGAAATGTCCTCAAGCTTGAGGGCGTTGAAGATGCAAACGTCAACTTTGCCGCTGAACAGGCGGCCGTCTCATTTGACCCGGAGCAAATCAATATTAAGGACGTTGTAGGAAAAATTGAGAGTGTCGGCTATCATGTGGCCACCACCAAGGTCGAGCTGTCAGTCACCGGCATGACCTGTGCCAATTGCGCCATGAATATTGAAAGAACGCTAAATAAGAAAGTTCCCGGGGTGGTGAATGCATTTGTAAACTTTGCCAACCAAAAGGTTTTTGTCGATTATATTTCAACTGTCTCAACCATCGATGAAATCATATCCGCCATACAAAAAGCAGGCTACGGAGTGATCCCTCCTGAAGAAATTTCCCAGGGAGATGATGCGGAACAGGCGGCGCGGGATGCGGAGATCAAAGACCAGACGCGTAAGTTTGTTGCAGGCCTGGTTTTTGCCCTGCCGCTGTTTATTTTGAGCATGGGACGGGATTTTGGATTTACCGGCCAGTGGAGCCATGCGGTCTGGGTAAACTGGCTTTTCTGGGCCCTTGCCACACCGGTACAGTTTTACACCGGATTCGATTATTACCTGGGCGGGTTCAGAAGCCTGGTCAACAAGAGCGCCAATATGGATGTGTTGGTTGCCATGGGATCGTCGGTGGCATATTTTTATTCTGTTGCCGTTCTCTTTTTTCCCGTGGTTGGCGATCATGTCTATTTTGAAACATCGGCGGTAATCATCACCTTGATCAAGTTGGGGAAAATGCTGGAAGCCCGTACCAAGGGCAGAACAGGTGGCGCCATCAGAAAATTACTCGGCTTCAAACCCAAAACCGCAACCATCATTGAAGATTCGATGGAAAAAGAAGTACCTGTTGCCAGTGTTCAAGTAGGACATACGATTATGGTACGTCCGGGAGAACGCATCCCGGTGGATGGCGAAGTCCTTGACGGCCAATCCTCTGTGGATGAATCCATGCTGACCGGTGAGCCGTTGCCGGTGGATAAACATCCCGGTGACAAAGTGGTGGGGGGAACCATCAACCTTGAGGGTCTTTTAAAATTCAAGGCAACGCGGGTGGGAAAAGAAACCGTTCTGGCTCAGATTATTCGACTGGTTCAAGACGCCCAGGGGAGCAAGGCACCTATCCAAGCCCTTGCCGACCGGGTGGCTGCAGTTTTTGTACCATCGATCATTATAATCGCCCTGGTTGTATTTTCTTTCTGGTTGTTTGCCAAGGGCGACTTTGTACCGGCCATGATAAGAATGGTGGCTGTGCTGGTTATTGCCTGCCCGTGCGCGCTGGGCCTTGCCACACCCACGGCCATCATGGCGGGAACCGGAAAAGGTGCTGAAAGGGGGATTTTGTTTAAAAACAGCAAAGCCCTTGAAGCGGCGACAAGACTTGATACGATTGTGATGGATAAAACCGGAACCATCACTACAGGAAAACCGGCAGTCACATATATCATACCTTTTAATCGGAACAAAAAAAGCAAAGACCACCTATTAAAAATTGGCGCCTCAGTTGAAAAGGGATCTGAACATCCGTTGGGGAAGGCGATTGTTAAAGAGGCCCTGGCCAGAGATATCGATCTTGTTGAACCGGAAGATTTTAAAGCTTCGGGAGGTCTGGGGGTTTATGCAAAGGTGGACGGACATCCGGTTATGCTAGGAAAACCAAACTGGTTTTATGAACAAGAAATCGATATTGAAAAGGCGCAGGAGCAAATAAAAGTCTTTCAATCCCAGGGACATACTGTTATGGTGGTTGTTGAGGATCAAAAGCTCAGCGGACTGATTGCCGTGTCAGACACCTTGAAACCGGAATCAAAAGACGCCATCCGCCAGCTTCACGATCAGAATCTTAAGGTGGTGATGTTAACCGGAGACAATTTGGATACCGCGCGCACCATTGCCTTTGAAGTCGGGATTGACGAAATTGTGGCAGAGGTGCGGCCCGAGGAAAAATCATCAAAAATAAAATCCATCCAGGAAGATGGGAAAAAAGTCGGCATGGTGGGGGATGGAATCAATGATGCACCTGCCCTGGCCCAGGCGGACGTGGGTCTGGCAATCGGAACGGGCACGGATATCGCCATTGAAACGGCGGATGTTATTCTTTCCAGCGGCAGTCTTACCGGTGTATCCAGGGCAATCAGCTTAAGCAGGGCCACCATGAATACGATCAAACAAAACCTGTTCTGGGCCTTTGGTTACAACATTATTCTGATTCCGGTTGCCGCAGGAATTCTGTACCCATTTGAGTTTTTGCCAAATTTTCTCAGGCAGCTTCATCCCATAATGGCTGCCCTGGCTATGGCCTTCAGCAGCATTTCAGTGGTCACCAACAGCTTAAGGCTTTATAAGGCTAGAATAGCATGA
- a CDS encoding DUF1007 family protein: MKLNLSLLFISVVVGLMVFSPAAYSHPHVFVVNKMILIFDDHGFAGIRVNWSFDEFFSSMIAGDYDKNRNKKFEKSEIAMIKKEAFSYLLNFDYFSFIKIDGKPFKVKWVTNFIAALSNGKISYEFLIPCHVKASSTFKEITIAQYDPTYYSAVILGKNNPVKIEAGPNFETGFKIAENLKESYYYGMVHPVEVILKFRLKNN; this comes from the coding sequence ATGAAACTTAACTTAAGCCTACTTTTCATCTCGGTAGTCGTCGGGCTAATGGTATTTTCCCCCGCCGCTTATTCTCATCCTCATGTCTTCGTAGTAAATAAGATGATACTTATTTTCGATGACCATGGGTTTGCCGGCATTCGTGTCAACTGGAGTTTTGACGAATTTTTCAGCAGCATGATCGCAGGTGATTATGATAAAAATCGCAATAAAAAGTTTGAAAAGTCCGAGATTGCTATGATTAAAAAAGAGGCGTTCAGCTACCTATTAAATTTTGATTATTTTTCTTTTATCAAAATCGACGGGAAACCGTTTAAAGTCAAATGGGTGACCAATTTTATCGCTGCCCTGTCAAACGGCAAGATTAGCTATGAGTTTCTTATTCCCTGTCATGTGAAGGCTTCGTCGACGTTTAAGGAAATCACCATTGCCCAGTATGATCCTACCTATTACTCTGCGGTAATCCTTGGCAAGAATAATCCGGTGAAGATTGAAGCGGGGCCGAATTTCGAAACCGGCTTTAAAATTGCTGAAAACTTGAAAGAGTCATATTATTACGGTATGGTTCATCCGGTGGAAGTGATATTAAAATTTCGATTGAAAAATAATTGA
- a CDS encoding DUF2325 domain-containing protein, with protein sequence MPKQIGDNKKNTKGMGDRLNRIWEIHRSFKCPVIGACLDINEHRKVLKRAKCRIKKLKPHQLHRIIMENLNDQNGISQKVDSYLRYKYRDTIAELADLDEDEFFAIWKDVIHSGKMNGVFYIAAIRKDLPVEYLEDIFGEIHMLGHANLAEVMWARRDAQRQAEANQKITKLLKQEKMRSKTLKKENAATISALNETHVLLQRLKSGSDKAEPKAKNIDKNEFENANLKEKLRALENKNNQLLDQLHYLEREKRRLEIELFDIQSTNHLLADEVKQLIHQISSVVGPENNCDETCPQYQLCAKRILIVGGMTKMKHMYRQLVESSGGEFDYHDGYMNKGSQKMEALVKRSDLIICPVNCNSHGACEKVKKLCRKHSKSIKMLPSSSLSSISGALMESSIRLN encoded by the coding sequence ATGCCAAAACAAATTGGCGATAATAAAAAGAACACGAAAGGTATGGGTGACCGCCTTAACCGCATCTGGGAAATTCATCGCAGTTTCAAGTGCCCGGTTATTGGCGCCTGTCTCGACATCAATGAACACCGCAAGGTTCTTAAAAGGGCAAAATGCCGTATAAAAAAGTTAAAACCGCATCAGCTCCATCGAATAATTATGGAGAATCTGAATGACCAAAATGGAATATCACAAAAAGTAGATAGTTATTTGAGGTATAAGTATCGTGACACTATAGCCGAGCTTGCAGACCTGGATGAAGACGAATTCTTTGCAATATGGAAAGACGTCATCCACTCGGGAAAAATGAATGGTGTCTTTTATATCGCTGCAATACGCAAAGACCTGCCTGTCGAATATTTGGAGGATATTTTTGGGGAAATCCACATGCTGGGCCACGCCAACCTTGCCGAAGTGATGTGGGCGAGGCGTGATGCCCAAAGACAGGCCGAGGCTAATCAAAAGATAACAAAACTTCTAAAACAGGAAAAAATGCGCAGCAAAACCCTTAAAAAAGAAAATGCAGCAACAATTTCTGCTTTGAATGAAACACATGTTTTACTGCAAAGGCTAAAAAGCGGATCCGATAAAGCCGAACCTAAGGCCAAAAATATTGATAAAAATGAATTTGAAAATGCCAATTTAAAAGAAAAATTAAGGGCTTTGGAAAATAAAAACAACCAACTGCTTGATCAACTTCACTACTTGGAAAGGGAAAAGCGGCGGCTTGAAATTGAGCTGTTTGATATACAATCGACGAACCATTTACTTGCCGATGAAGTTAAACAGCTTATTCATCAAATTTCATCTGTGGTTGGTCCGGAGAATAACTGCGATGAGACTTGCCCGCAGTATCAGCTTTGCGCAAAGCGTATTTTAATTGTCGGCGGCATGACAAAAATGAAGCACATGTACCGCCAGCTGGTTGAATCAAGCGGAGGTGAGTTCGATTATCACGATGGATATATGAATAAGGGCAGTCAAAAGATGGAAGCGCTGGTTAAAAGATCCGATCTTATTATTTGCCCGGTAAACTGCAACAGCCACGGTGCGTGCGAAAAAGTCAAAAAGCTGTGCCGAAAACATAGCAAATCGATTAAAATGCTTCCAAGCTCCAGCCTGAGTTCGATCTCAGGTGCTTTAATGGAAAGCTCAATCAGGTTGAATTAG
- a CDS encoding FeoA family protein — protein sequence MIRLQKYAGGTFPIRLAGEGERLKISSLVGGRKFQDRIFGIGLHVGAEIDILRNVGNGPVLIALNGSRMFLGGGMAYKINVTPINGRKQGGKYGNQLT from the coding sequence ATGATCAGATTACAGAAATATGCCGGCGGTACATTTCCCATACGCCTGGCAGGTGAAGGGGAAAGGCTGAAAATTTCGTCATTGGTTGGTGGGAGGAAATTTCAGGATCGTATCTTTGGTATTGGACTTCATGTGGGTGCTGAAATCGATATTTTGCGAAATGTTGGGAATGGACCGGTTTTGATTGCCCTTAATGGATCCCGCATGTTTTTGGGCGGAGGAATGGCTTATAAAATTAATGTTACGCCGATAAATGGTAGAAAGCAAGGAGGAAAATATGGAAATCAGCTTACGTGA
- a CDS encoding FeoA family protein, which translates to MEISLRDLAVGEKCKVVGYTKGSKLYRGKLLAMGLTKGTEFTVKRVAPMGDPVEINMRGFALSLRKDEAAAVMVEKEA; encoded by the coding sequence ATGGAAATCAGCTTACGTGATTTGGCAGTGGGAGAAAAATGCAAAGTCGTCGGGTACACAAAGGGTTCTAAGCTATACCGAGGAAAATTGTTGGCCATGGGACTTACCAAAGGGACGGAATTTACCGTTAAGCGAGTGGCTCCAATGGGCGACCCTGTTGAAATTAATATGCGCGGTTTCGCTTTGAGTCTTAGAAAAGACGAAGCTGCGGCTGTTATGGTGGAAAAGGAGGCTTAA